Sequence from the Panicum virgatum strain AP13 chromosome 5N, P.virgatum_v5, whole genome shotgun sequence genome:
GGGGCATCGCCATTGCCAGGCCGTATGAGCCTCTGCGCTGCTCGCCAGCAGGTGCCCGCCAGCGCTACAGGGTCCGTTTGATCTCCCACGCTCGGAGCTCTTCCTGTTGGTGCCCTCTGTTGCACGAGAAGAACAGCCGAACAAGATGGGCTCGTAGGACAGAGAGCAGAAAGATTGAGAGAGGAGAGGACTGGTCAGAATTCGTTTGGGGACCACATAGAGAAACGGTGCGGGGGGTGGAGTAGTTTCATGGAAGAGTTTCTAGCTGATTCGGCAGCTATGGAAACTGGAAAGTGAGTTCAGAGTTGGGACTGCCCTGAGGACTACATTCCAAGAAAGTAGTACCGGAATACtagggccgtgtttagttgtgctccataaattttttttgaaaagacatctttttatatttaaagtactaaacatatactaatcacaaaaataattacagaactcgtatgtaaatcgcgagacgaatctaatgagcctaattaattcggcattagaggttatttactgtctcattactgtagtaatttagcatctgattacagcctaattaggttcattagattcgtctcgcgatttacaggcagcagtcgcaatgcgttttttatttcgtctagatttaagtctccatgcaggtgccggaattttttttggaattttgatttttacaTCTAAACACGGGCTAGCTCCCACCTTTACATGAAAAAGTGAGAGGTATTTACTATACGGTTGCTTAAAAAAATTTGCACGACACCCATCCAATCAAGCTGCCGTCGTAGGCTCATCGCCGCTCTATTTGGTTCCTATAGCGCATTTAATGCTAGGAGGGAATTTTGTATGCATGAATCAATGaaataaatgaaatttatttataaaatatttttatagatagctataatttttcgcaatagTCATTTTATAATTATACAGTCAAAGATCTCCTTAGATacatctcgcgaattagcacaaaaataataaaattagttttgcaaactttctttatttaatatttttaattagcGACTAAAATTATGTTAAATTTTAGCATAGCGCGAAGCAACAGGGTCTCGTCTCTTCGGTTCCGTTTCCGTACTTGGTGCTTGTGCTCCCGGGCAAACGTTCGGGCCCAGCAAACTTCCCAGTCCGGAGCCAGGGTCCCAGTTGACAGTTGACTCCTTTAACCTACCAGTGCTGCGGGCTGCGGCCACCAACTCCCGAACGCAACGGCGGCGATGAGGAAGCCGGCGGTGGTTGCGGCGGCTACGGCGGTGTtggcagctgctgctgcagccgccGTGCTGGCGCGCCAGAGGCTGCGCGAGGTGAAGCGGTGGGCGCGTGCGGGCGCCGTGCTGCAAGACCTGGAGGCGCggtgcgcggcgccggcggagcggCTGCGGCAGGTGGCGGACGCGATGGCCGCGGAGATGCGCGCGGGGCTCGCCTCCGACGACCCCGAGGGCGGGGACGGGGGCGTCCTCCTCAAGATGCTCGTCACCTACGTTGACTCCCTCCCCTCCGGGTAATCTACGCCGCCTCTTCAATTCAGACCCGTATAGGTATAGCCGATGCCGATCCGTCGGGAAAGTAGTGACTAGTGAGACGTGGACTTGTGCTACTGCCTCTTTGTTCCCGGGTCAAACGGGGGACCCTTCTGTCTATGTTGGATGGTCGTGCGGTTGCTGTCAATCTGCCATGGACCTGTGGTTTATGCTGTGCTTTAATCTGACGGCGAGGGCGTTGACAGCAAaacttttcttaaaaaaatatgaTTGCTTTTGATTAGCAGGCTTTGTTGAGAATGTTGTCCAGTAGAGCTATCTGATAGGTATCAGTAGAGTTTAGGTCTGCGTTTTAGTCTCAACTGTACAGATTGAACCATTATTTTGCCTGTTCAAATGTGCCTTTCAAATGTTTCATCTGTTGCATGAGCTGGCATTTTTAGAATGTATAGTACATCTGACCTCTGTAAGGAAAATTTTCTAGGGATGAGAAAGGGCTATTTTATGCCCTTGACCTTGGAGGAACAAACTTTCGTGTTTTACGAGTTCAGTTGGGGGGCCAGGAACAGCGAATAATCAAGCAAGAATCTAAAGGGGTGTCCATTCCTCGGCATTTGATGTCCGGAGGTGCAGATGTAATAGTCGCTTCCATTTTAAATGATATATTTCTTCAAGTCAATTTACCATACTGCACTATGTTTTGGAATTTGGACATGTTTTGGTTTTAGGAACTGTTTGATTTCATCGGTGCTGCATTAGCAAAATTTGTTGCCTCTGAAGGTGAAGACTATCATATTCCTGAGGGCGTGCAGAGACAACTCGGCTTTACATTCTCCTTTCCAGTGAAGCAAACTTCAATTGCCTCTGGCACTCTCATCAAGTGGACAAAAGGTTTTACAATTGATGAAATGGTCAGTTCTTTTACCTTGCTTATTCAAACCAAACACTGTAGAGAATATGATTTTGTTGTTCAAGGTACGGGAAACTGCTGTGCATAATCCTTATTCAGATAGGGCAAATTTTAGATCTTCTATTTTGAGCTACatgttatttttaattttttatgttATATTCTAAGTATCTATAAACAATTTATTTCTCTCTTGTTGCATTGGAATCAGGTTGGCATGGATGTTGTGGCAGAATTAAACAAGGCTATCAAACGTCAAGGACTTGATATGAAAGTGACAGCATTGGTTAGATTCATTTGATCCATAAGACCCTTTATTGGATTATGAATACGTTTTGCAAACAATATGTTAAAATTTACTGTGCATCACTCATGCCTTAGTTGTCCATTACTTGTAGAGACTGATATATAAAATGCTACATGGCAGGTCAACGATACAGTCGGGACATTGGCTGCTGCAAAATATGCGGATAATGACGCTATTGCTGCAGTAATACTGGGTACTGGTACGAATGCGGCATACATAGATCATgcacaaacaattcctaaatgGCACGGCCCACTTCCCATGTCTGGAGATATGGTGAGTGTCTTCACTTCTGCCCTGTGAATCTGTGATTGCAAGATAGGCTTATGCTTCAATGATAGGCTTGACATACTTTTATGAGGGGGTTTATTAGTAGCTTTGCTTCTGAACAGGTGATAAACATGGAATGGGGGAACTTTAGGTCTTCTCACCTTCCTCTGACTGAATTCGACCATGCCTTGGATGCAGAAAGTTTGAACCCTGGTGAACAAGTATTGCCATTCATATACTATACAGTTTATGATCTTTCATCCTTTTGTTGGTAATGACTGTGTACCAATATGGTGCTGCCAGATTTATGAGAAGTTGATTTCTGGCATGTATATGGGGGAAATTGTTCGAAGAATCTTGCTAAAAATGGCTCAGGAAGCTTCTCTTTTTGGTGATGATGTACCTCAAAAACTTGAGATCCCATATATCCTAAGGTATGGCTTTCAATCACCAATTTGTCGTGAATAACTTCCTGTTGACTGCTCATAAATGTGCAATTGACATTTGAAAGTACAAGTTGGTTTTTGTAATTTTAAAGCCGTGCCTGTCGGGTGGCTGTCCTAGTGAGCTGAATGTGAATGGTGCCAACACGAATGCAAAATATTAGAAATTAATGAACATATTAACTGAGAAAATCATGCGCCTGGTATTTCTTGACTTCTTGCAGTATCTATGCACTGCAAGTAAACTTGAAAAACAGCTGGTGCATCTTACTCCATAGCAATGGCTAAATTGGAAGaacttaaactaaaaaaaaatggaagagGTTTTCACCAACCCTGTGCTGGTCAATGTCAATCACTGCTGGAATAGATACACTGGTTTGATTTAGCCTGCAGTTAGAAACCAGAAGTAGCAAAGCATTTTTCTAAACCTGTGAGTATTAATTGAAATCAGTAGAATGTTAATATGCTTCTGTAATTTCTACACTTTCATTATCTAGTTCTTCTTCTCCCCTGAATTGAAGCATGACCTGTCAGTTTTTCAACTAAACTTAACCACTTGGTTTGACACAAGTATTACTAACTAAATTGGTCTGTGCTGTATTCTAGTACGCTTCACATGCTGATTATGCATCAAGACACAACACCTGACCTCCAGACAGCTGGGATCAAGCTGAAAGAAATCTTGGGGGTATTCATCTTTTAGCCTTGCTGTTAAATTATCCTACTACCCGTTCAATCCCTACAAAATACCTTATTCTTGATCTGTTTTCAGATACAAAACACCTGTTACAAAACAAGAAAAGTAGTCGTGGATGTTTGTGAGGTTGTTGCCAGGCGTGGTGCACGACTTGCTGCTGCTGGAATCTACGGCATCCTGAAAAAGCTCGGGCGAGACACTGTAGGCCCCGACGAACAAAGGACAGTGATTGCTGTGGATGGCGGAGTTTACAAGTACTATACATTCTTTGCCAAGTGCATGGAGAGCACGCTGAGGGACTTGCTGGTGGGAGAGGTGGCATCCTCTGTCGTGATTAAGCTGGCAGAAGATGGATCAGGCACTGGCGCTGCTCTCTTGGCAGCCGCCTATTTTCAGTGCCTCCAGGATGATTTATTCAGCCCGTAGTTCCTTAGAGTTTGAATCTATATGCAGGCATGAAGCTATTAAAACATGCCACTATTCGGTATCAGGCCTACACAGCTGCCCCAGTTGTTTCCAAGGTATTTGCACTCATTAATCTTTCTGAACTGCTTAGGTATAATATTTTATTCCCGAAGTTCGAATTGCACATCTTGAATTTGTGCATGGACCTTTAGAAATTGCTGGATAACATGGCAGGTTTAAATTGATGGTGCTGGATAACAGGGCAGGTTTAAATTGATGGATTTGTTTACTCTGGCAAAAAtaatgtcacacccggtttatgaaGGAAACCGAATGCattctcatatgtgcgccaggatcagtttacacacatacCATAGACAATAAAGCGAATATCATAACAATATCATAACgaaagagagtattaaagactttattacaTAACCGAATGTCTTAATCTTAGGAAAATAAGAAGCGTCTCAGAGTAACAGCGGAATCTTCAAGCACAGGCagtcgactgggagacatacgctTAGTAATTTTCGAAGTCTTCTGGATACTCTGGGCAATTGTTATCTTGGTCTGAACGGCgttatgcaagggtgagtacacttatggtatgtactcaacaagtggcaAGGAAACAACTATATATTACATGTAAGGCTGaatcaaggaatagctgacatgGTTTAACTGCGATAAGCGCTTTTAattgatcaaattttatttagcaagcattaactagATATAAGTTTATACCATTATCCCAAGTAAGAGTAAAGTAATAGCAATATCATCATAAAtagtcatcatcaacaacataaataaagcatcgatttagatcatcttcaagttcaattatcatgtgagggtccaagccgctcttgaccgtgagcacggctaaccggttagttttaactctgtagaggttgtacacttttcccacaattcgcgtaaaaggtctgaagaactttgaacccaactaCGCATGTGTTGATCagacacaataccacacttccgatgtatggttgcatagggacgctacgaggcctttccaAAGAATCTCTATATGTAAGTGTTGGTCTCTACAATTGCAGTCCCTTAAAAGACACAGTTTCCTTCACCTGCTCCATGACACAAGCCCAAACACCACCAAACAAGCCACCCCAACActacatatagttcatctaattacttagccaagacctgAGCCATGTAATATTGTTGTTGTACTGctttcctgggtggttctccatgttccgatTAATCATATGATCTTATTAACAACATTAACCATAGAACATGAAGTAACATGTATAGCATTTATATCATATAtctctaaccatgatctaagTATAAGCAACTAGCAAAGCTATCCAACATAAATAAAGtacccaagttgatcaaggcATGGATAAACAAACTAGGCATATTCTTAATTGTgttcccatcatattatagacacatgcatgcaatATAGTAAATGTGAATAAATCGTGAATTATTTGGGACAAAAAGTATGATCAAGGGGCAACTTGCCTTCCTtgaactgctgctgctgaccaACGTCTTCAAAGTCTTGCTCTTGCTGACCCTCGAACGACGCGTCATCTACGCATCACACGagcacatacaagcaaataaTTGCAACAAATAAGAAATAGTACACCAAACAATATAAACAATACAAAACAAGGgtataaaactattctacacgttgcaaggatcgcgtgagcgtaAGATTCGTCGAAAACGGATTTAAAACGgtgaagttatggctaaaacaaggctcTAAGAGCTTATTTATGAAAAACAGAAAGAAACCgatgacctaaatgtaaatttgtataaaaactcaggggctaggGTGTAAAAAGAACTCCTAGGACGACGGGTTATATTTTAGAAAAgtccaggggctaaaacataaaaagAAAGGGctgttttataaatattttcctACTGacttggaccgcgggttaattgTATAAAACTTCAGGGGCTCTTTTACAAAGACACCAGGGTTGACCGGTATGGGTTGGTTTGACTCGGGGATGGGTTAGATCTGGGCCGTCAGATCTAGATCTAGCGGCCGGGATTGAAAAGGGCGTCTAGCGGCGGTGctgcgtcgccggcgacgaggctcGTCACCGTCGGCTCGCCGGTGTAGGCCGAACTCGGCCGTCCAGGCAGGGTTTTATGCGCGGGTTGGACGAGGAGCGAGCTCGCGAGTTCGCGAACTCAATTAGGGGGTTTGGGgaaggcgcggaggcggcgaagagctagcgcggcggcgagaggcgGCGAGCGCCGTTGGAGTCAACTCCGGCGAGCGATTCCGCGCGCGGGAGagcaagaaagagagagagggaagggatCGGCGAGCTTCCTCTCACTGCAGGGAAGCTCCGAGGCGGCGATGTCGTCGAGGAGGCGGAGCGGAACggcgtgacggcggcggcggctcccgagctcgagcttgcggcggcgcgagctagggttttgcgAGGGCTAAGGCGGAGGCTGCGAATTCGGTGGGTCTAGGGGGGACAAGGCGGcgctatttatagggcggccAAGGAGGCCTAGGCGTGCGGGCCCGGGAAGGCGCGGCGAAGTCGGCGCCGGGTCGGATTCTCCCCTGAGCTCGAGTCCGGCTCGGGTGGGAGATGGAAGGCGAACCCGACGGGTAGGGCCCGTGGTTCagtgggagggagagagggcggcGCGGGACGGGCCGCGCGTGGGAGTGGGCCGCGAAAGCGAACTGGGCCGGGGAGAATGGATTCGGCCcgcgggaaaaaaaaagaaaagagagaaaggttGGGCTGGATTGGGCTGCGgggaaaagaaggaaaaagaaaaaagagattgggctgggctggagttaagggagaaaaagagagagaagaagaaaggttttccattttctttaaactttgattcaaacaaattcaaattaaatttgaattcaaggatTTCAAACTTGAAAtgaacaacaaacaataaaaaGATGCAAAGCAGCATGAATGCTCACAACCTAtttttccttatatttattttatggctaAGTAAATTATTTTAATTCTCGATAAATGCTCTAGAATACAAAGTAAAGTAAGTAAAACCTTAGCGGCCTATAACAaattcaattaaatttatttgggCTCCTGAATTTGAAAATTAGGATGTTACAAATAAACCGAAATCACAAGAGCAATAAGAACGTGAAATGAACTAGTATTTCACACTTACTACATAGTATTATCATTACAGTTTAGCATAATAACTACTCTTACAATTCAACTTTTACAAGTGAACAAAGGC
This genomic interval carries:
- the LOC120675616 gene encoding hexokinase-2-like, which gives rise to MRKPAVVAAATAVLAAAAAAAVLARQRLREVKRWARAGAVLQDLEARCAAPAERLRQVADAMAAEMRAGLASDDPEGGDGGVLLKMLVTYVDSLPSGDEKGLFYALDLGGTNFRVLRVQLGGQEQRIIKQESKGVSIPRHLMSGGADELFDFIGAALAKFVASEGEDYHIPEGVQRQLGFTFSFPVKQTSIASGTLIKWTKGFTIDEMVGMDVVAELNKAIKRQGLDMKVTALVNDTVGTLAAAKYADNDAIAAVILGTGTNAAYIDHAQTIPKWHGPLPMSGDMVINMEWGNFRSSHLPLTEFDHALDAESLNPGEQIYEKLISGMYMGEIVRRILLKMAQEASLFGDDVPQKLEIPYILSTLHMLIMHQDTTPDLQTAGIKLKEILGIQNTCYKTRKVVVDVCEVVARRGARLAAAGIYGILKKLGRDTVGPDEQRTVIAVDGGVYKYYTFFAKCMESTLRDLLVGEVASSVVIKLAEDGSGTGAALLAAAYFQCLQDDLFSP